The Medicago truncatula cultivar Jemalong A17 chromosome 4, MtrunA17r5.0-ANR, whole genome shotgun sequence genome includes a region encoding these proteins:
- the LOC112421318 gene encoding glucose-6-phosphate/phosphate translocator 2, chloroplastic: MISQVKYTSSLPFTNFGSSNFIPRPKLCTLPIVQHVGKNTNNLSLSSLKPLYISSTENFSFSTTKLTRRETECHAYEADRSQPLEINIDIAGEQAAQKLKIGLYFATWWALNVVFNIYNKKVLNAFPYPWLTSTLSLAAGSLIMLISWATRVAEAPKVNLEFWKALFPVAVAHTIGHVAATVSMSKVAVSFTHIIKSGEPAFSVLVSKFLLGEAFPLQVYLSLLPIIGGCALAAVTELNFNMIGFMGAMISNVAFVFRNIFSKKGMKGMSVSGMNYYACLSILSLLLLTPFAIAVEGPTMWAAGWQTAVSQIGPNFVWWVAAQSVFYHLYNQVSYMSLDQISPLTFSIGNTMKRISVIVSSIIIFHTPIQPNNALGAAIAILGTFLYSQAKQ; this comes from the exons ATGATATCACAAGTCAAGTATACATCTTCATTACCCTTTACCAACTTTGGTTCATCAAACTTTATTCCAAGGCCTAAACTATGCACATTACCCATTGTTCAGCATGTTGGAAAGAACACAAATAACCTCTCTTTGTCTTCTCTAAAACCTCTTTACATATCATCCACTGAAAACTTCAGTTTCTCAACAACCAAACTCACAAGGAGGGAAACTGAGTGTCATGCCTATGAAGCAGATAGGTCACAGCCCTTGGAGATTAATATTGACATAGCAGGAGAACAAGCAGctcaaaaactcaaaattggtttgtattttGCAACATGGTGGGCTTTGAATGTGGTTTTCAATATTTACAACAAGAAGGTTTTGAATGCTTTTCCTTATCCTTGGCTTACTTCCACTTTGTCCCTTGCTGCTGGTTCTCTCATCATGTTAATCTCATGGGCCACAAGGGTTGCTGAAGCCCCTAAAGTTAATTTGGAGTTTTGGAAGGCCTTGTTTCCT GTTGCTGTGGCACATACAATTGGGCATGTTGCGGCTACTGTGAGTATGTCCAAAGTTGCAGTTTCATTTACACACATAATCAAAAGTGGAGAACCTGCTTTCAGTGTTCTTGTATCAAAATTCTTGCTTGGTGAAGCGTTCCCTTTACAAGTTTACCTTTCACTACTACCAATTATTGGAGGTTGTGCACTTGCTGCTGTCACAGAACTTAATTTCAATATGATTG GGTTTATGGGGGCTATGATATCCAATGTGGCCTTTGTGTTTAGGAATATATTCTCAAAGAAGGGAATGAAAGGAATGTCTGTTAGTGGAATGAACTACTATGCTTGTCTCTCCATATTATCTCTATTGCTTCTCACCCCTTTTGCTATTGCTGTCGAAGGCCCAACGATGTGGGCTGCTGGCTGGCAAACAGCAGTGTCCCAGATTGGTCCCAATTTTGTCTG GTGGGTAGCCGCACAGAGTGTGTTCTATCACTTGTACAATCAAGTCTCTTATATGTCTCTGGATCAGATTTCTCCATTAACATTTAGCATAGGGAACACGATGAAGAGAATCTCGGTTATTGTCTCTTCGATCATTATCTTCCACACACCAATTCAGCCAAACAATGCCCTTGGTGCTGCAATTGCAATCCTCGGCACCTTCCTCTATTCACAG GCCAAACAGTAA
- the LOC11440095 gene encoding beta-glucosidase 46 isoform X1, with product MKFSLTLIELRASISLKLSTFQKAVSMEILLLFFLITTYALGAFSFSEEFDHYPFPSNFLFGTASSSYQYEGAYLSDGKGLSNWDVFTHKPGSTHDGSNGDVTVDQYHRYLEDVDLMEAIKVNSYRFSISWARILPKGRFGEVNLAGIDYYNRLIHALLLRGIQPFVTLFHLDFPQELEDRYGGWLSPQSQEDFVLFADICFKSFGDRVKYWTTFNEPNLQVSLGYRKGKHPPCRCSGKFGNCSEGDSEKDPFVAAHNIILSHAAAVDIYRNRYQAEQGGQIGIVVHVDWFEPYSNSVADKLAAERAQSFSMNWILDPIFFGKYPKEMEVILGSTLPKFSSNDKAKLNRGLDFIGINHYAGYYVKDCISSVCESGPGTSATEGLYQQTAQKDGVPIGELTPFDFLNVYPQGMKKTLTYVKDRYNNTPMFITENGYGNFYDPNNTKEEYLNDIKRINYMSGHLNNLGESIREGADVRGYFAWSLLDNFEWLYGFTVRFGLYHVDFATQKRTPKLSASWYKHFIEKHKTESIIPEHDMDTRNWNKQFKANMLRTVGSEGRMKNLD from the exons atgaaattttctttGACATTAATTGAGTTGAGAGCATCAATTAGTTTGAAGTTATCTACTTTTCAGAAAGCAGTATCTATGGAGATACTGCTACTCTTTTTCTTAATCACTACCTATGCTCTTGGAGCATTCTCATTCTCAGAGGAGTTTGATCATTATCCTTTTCCATCCAACTTTCTCTTTGGCACTGCTTCTTCTTCCTACCAG TATGAAGGTGCTTACTTGAGTGATGGCAAAGGTTTGAGCAACTGGGATGTCTTCACTCATAAACCAG GTAGTACTCATGATGGAAGTAACGGTGATGTTACTGTTGATCAATATCATCGGTATCTG GAGGATGTTGATTTAATGGAAGCTATCAAAGTCAACAGCTACCGGTTTTCAATTTCATGGGCACGAATTCTACCAA AAGGTAGATTTGGAGAAGTCAACTTGGCTGGTATTGACTACTATAATAGGCTTATTCACGCTTTGCTACTCAGAG GGATCCAACCGTTTGTTACATTATTTCACTTGGATTTCCCTCAAGAACTTGAGGACAGATATGGAGGTTGGCTAAGTCCCCAATCACA GGAAGATTTTGTATTATTCGCAGACATATGTTTTAAATCCTTTGGTGACAGAGTTAAGTACTGGACCACATTCAATGAACCAAATCTCCAAGTTTCACTAGGTTACCGAAAAGGCAAACACCCGCCATGCCGCTGCTCCGGCAAATTTGGAAATTGTAGCGAGGGCGATTCCGAGAAGGATCCCTTTGTAGCAGCCCATAATATTATCCTATCGCATGCAGCTGCAGTTGATATTTATAGAAACAGATACCAG GCCGAGCAAGGAGGACAAATTGGCATTGTCGTACACGTTGACTGGTTTGAACCATATAGCAATTCGGTAGCAGATAAACTAGCTGCTGAAAGAGCTCAATCATTCAGCATGAACTG GATCTTGGATCCAATCTTCTTCGGCAAGTACCCAAAAGAGATGGAGGTGATTTTAGGAAGCACGTTACCCAAATTTTCCAGTAATGACAAAGCAAAACTGAATCGAGGACTCGATTTCATTGGCATCAATCATTATGCAGGTTACTATGTTAAAGACTGCATATCATCAGTGTGTGAGTCTGGGCCAGGAACCTCCGCAACAGAGGGTTTATACCAACAAACTGCACAAAAAGATGGTGTCCCAATTGGAGAGCTT ACTCCGTTTGATTTTCTCAATGTTTACCCACAAGGCATGAAGAAAACTCTTACCTATGTGAAGGACAGGTACAATAACACTCCAATGTTCATTACTGAGAATG GATATGGCAATTTTTATGATCCAAATAACACAAAGGAAGAATatcttaatgatattaaaaGAATAAACTACATGTCTGGTCACTTAAATAATCTGGGGGAATCAATAAG GGAAGGAGCAGATGTTAGAGGATACTTTGCCTGGTCCTTGCTTGACAACTTTGAGTGGCTATATGGTTTTACAGTGAGATTTGGACTTTACCATGTTGATTTTGCTACACAGAAGAGAACTCCAAAATTGTCAGCTAGTTGGTACAAACATTTCATTGAAAAGCATAAAACTGAGAGCATTATTCCTGAACATGACATGGATACGAGAAACTGGAACAAACAATTCAAGGCAAATATGCTTAGAACCGTAGGCTCAGAGGGTAGAATGAAAAACTTGGATTAA
- the LOC11440095 gene encoding beta-glucosidase 46 isoform X2 has protein sequence MEILLLFFLITTYALGAFSFSEEFDHYPFPSNFLFGTASSSYQYEGAYLSDGKGLSNWDVFTHKPGSTHDGSNGDVTVDQYHRYLEDVDLMEAIKVNSYRFSISWARILPKGRFGEVNLAGIDYYNRLIHALLLRGIQPFVTLFHLDFPQELEDRYGGWLSPQSQEDFVLFADICFKSFGDRVKYWTTFNEPNLQVSLGYRKGKHPPCRCSGKFGNCSEGDSEKDPFVAAHNIILSHAAAVDIYRNRYQAEQGGQIGIVVHVDWFEPYSNSVADKLAAERAQSFSMNWILDPIFFGKYPKEMEVILGSTLPKFSSNDKAKLNRGLDFIGINHYAGYYVKDCISSVCESGPGTSATEGLYQQTAQKDGVPIGELTPFDFLNVYPQGMKKTLTYVKDRYNNTPMFITENGYGNFYDPNNTKEEYLNDIKRINYMSGHLNNLGESIREGADVRGYFAWSLLDNFEWLYGFTVRFGLYHVDFATQKRTPKLSASWYKHFIEKHKTESIIPEHDMDTRNWNKQFKANMLRTVGSEGRMKNLD, from the exons ATGGAGATACTGCTACTCTTTTTCTTAATCACTACCTATGCTCTTGGAGCATTCTCATTCTCAGAGGAGTTTGATCATTATCCTTTTCCATCCAACTTTCTCTTTGGCACTGCTTCTTCTTCCTACCAG TATGAAGGTGCTTACTTGAGTGATGGCAAAGGTTTGAGCAACTGGGATGTCTTCACTCATAAACCAG GTAGTACTCATGATGGAAGTAACGGTGATGTTACTGTTGATCAATATCATCGGTATCTG GAGGATGTTGATTTAATGGAAGCTATCAAAGTCAACAGCTACCGGTTTTCAATTTCATGGGCACGAATTCTACCAA AAGGTAGATTTGGAGAAGTCAACTTGGCTGGTATTGACTACTATAATAGGCTTATTCACGCTTTGCTACTCAGAG GGATCCAACCGTTTGTTACATTATTTCACTTGGATTTCCCTCAAGAACTTGAGGACAGATATGGAGGTTGGCTAAGTCCCCAATCACA GGAAGATTTTGTATTATTCGCAGACATATGTTTTAAATCCTTTGGTGACAGAGTTAAGTACTGGACCACATTCAATGAACCAAATCTCCAAGTTTCACTAGGTTACCGAAAAGGCAAACACCCGCCATGCCGCTGCTCCGGCAAATTTGGAAATTGTAGCGAGGGCGATTCCGAGAAGGATCCCTTTGTAGCAGCCCATAATATTATCCTATCGCATGCAGCTGCAGTTGATATTTATAGAAACAGATACCAG GCCGAGCAAGGAGGACAAATTGGCATTGTCGTACACGTTGACTGGTTTGAACCATATAGCAATTCGGTAGCAGATAAACTAGCTGCTGAAAGAGCTCAATCATTCAGCATGAACTG GATCTTGGATCCAATCTTCTTCGGCAAGTACCCAAAAGAGATGGAGGTGATTTTAGGAAGCACGTTACCCAAATTTTCCAGTAATGACAAAGCAAAACTGAATCGAGGACTCGATTTCATTGGCATCAATCATTATGCAGGTTACTATGTTAAAGACTGCATATCATCAGTGTGTGAGTCTGGGCCAGGAACCTCCGCAACAGAGGGTTTATACCAACAAACTGCACAAAAAGATGGTGTCCCAATTGGAGAGCTT ACTCCGTTTGATTTTCTCAATGTTTACCCACAAGGCATGAAGAAAACTCTTACCTATGTGAAGGACAGGTACAATAACACTCCAATGTTCATTACTGAGAATG GATATGGCAATTTTTATGATCCAAATAACACAAAGGAAGAATatcttaatgatattaaaaGAATAAACTACATGTCTGGTCACTTAAATAATCTGGGGGAATCAATAAG GGAAGGAGCAGATGTTAGAGGATACTTTGCCTGGTCCTTGCTTGACAACTTTGAGTGGCTATATGGTTTTACAGTGAGATTTGGACTTTACCATGTTGATTTTGCTACACAGAAGAGAACTCCAAAATTGTCAGCTAGTTGGTACAAACATTTCATTGAAAAGCATAAAACTGAGAGCATTATTCCTGAACATGACATGGATACGAGAAACTGGAACAAACAATTCAAGGCAAATATGCTTAGAACCGTAGGCTCAGAGGGTAGAATGAAAAACTTGGATTAA
- the LOC11439564 gene encoding beta-glucosidase 46: protein MGVSTLLSMTTLFLEILLLLPLLSNAVDLSPPFPTNFLFGTASSSYQYEGAYNSDGKGQSNWDNFTHGGRGIIVDGSNGDIAVDHYHRYQEDINLLEDLEVNSHRLSISWARILPKGRFGEVNWAGIDFYNKLLDALMLKGIQPFVTLSHYDIPQELEDRYGGLLSPQSQDDFAFYADLCFKTFGDRVKFWITFNEPNYLASLGYRSGLFPPRRCSGSLAIVTCNEGDSEKEPFVAAHNIILSHAAAVDIYRTKYQAEQKGRIGIVISHEWYEPMSNSNADKLAAERARSFTFNWILDPIIFGKYPKEMENVLGSLLPKFSSNEKKKLMKGLDFIGINYYTSFYVQDCIYTKCDSRSGTSRTEGSYMTSGYRNGVSIGEATPFTWFNIYPQGMEKTVTYVKDRYNNTPMFITENGYGQQDDQNLTLEDQLNDFKRIKYMKSHIEALSTAIRKGADVRGYFAWSLLDNFEWIYGYTVRYGFHHVDYATLKRTPRLSASWYKQFIVNYKQTEFTGVQKLVQST, encoded by the exons ATGGGGGTTTCCACGTTGTTGTCAATGACAACTCTGTTTCTGGAGATATTGCTGCTTCTTCCTCTGCTCTCAAATGCAGTGGATCTCTCTCCTCCATTTCCCACTAACTTTCTCTTTGGGACTGCTTCTTCTTCTTACCAG TATGAAGGTGCTTATAACAGTGATGGCAAGGGACAAAGTAATTGGGATAACTTCACTCACGGAG GTAGAGGCATAATAGTCGATGGAAGTAACGGGGATATCGCTGTTGACCATTATCATCGATACCAg GAGGATATAAATCTATTGGAAGATTTGGAAGTAAATAGCCACCGGCTCTCCATATCATGGGCAAGAATTCTACCAA AGGGTAGATTTGGAGAGGTCAATTGGGCTGGTATAGACTTCTATAACAAACTACTTGATGCCTTGATGCTCAAAG GTATCCAACCCTTTGTTACTCTAAGTCACTATGACATCCCACAAGAACTAGAAGACAGATATGGGGGGTTGCTAAGTCCCCAATCACA GGATGATTTTGCATTTTATGCGGACCTATGTTTTAAAACATTTGGTGATAGAGTAAAGTTCTGGATCACATTCAACGAACCAAATTACCTAGCATCACTCGGATACCGTTCCGGTCTGTTTCCTCCACGTCGTTGCTCTGGTTCATTGGCAATTGTAACCTGCAACGAAGGAGATTCTGAAAAGGAGCCCTTTGTAGCAGCCCATAATATTATCCTGTCACATGCAGCTGCAGTTGATATCTATAGAACCAAATACCAG GCTGAGCAGAAAGGAAGAATTGGAATAGTGATTTCACATGAATGGTATGAACCAATGAGCAACTCTAATGCTGACAAATTGGCTGCTGAAAGAGCAAGATcattcaccttcaattg GATTTTGGACCCAATCATATTTGGTAAATACCCTAAAGAGATGGAGAACGTTCTTGGAAGCCTCTTACCTAAATTTTCTtccaatgaaaaaaagaaactcATGAAAGGATTGGATTTTATTGGCATCAATTACTACACATCTTTCTATGTCCAAGATTGCATATACACCAAGTGTGATTCTAGATCTGGGACTTCAAGAACAGAAGGTTCATACATGACAAGTGGATACAGAAATGGTGTCTCCATAGGAGAAGCT ACTCCATTTACCTGGTTTAACATTTATCCACAAGGCATGGAGAAAACTGTTACATATGTGAAAGATAGGTACAACAATACTCCAATGTTCATAACTGAAAATG ggtATGGCCAACAAGATGATCAAAATCTCACTTTGGAAGATCAACTTAATGATTTTAAGAGAATAAAGTACATGAAAAGTCACATAGAGGCCTTGTCAACAGCAATAAG GAAAGGAGCAGATGTGAGGGGATACTTTGCATGGTCCTTGCTTGATAACTTTGAGTGGATATATGGATACACAGTAAGATATGGATTCCACCATGTGGATTATGCTACACTGAAGAGAACTCCAAGGTTATCAGCAAGCTGGTACAAGCAATTCATTGTGAATTATAAACAAACTGAATTCACTGGGGTACAAAAACTGGTGCAAAGTACATGA
- the LOC11438631 gene encoding 2Fe-2S ferredoxin: protein MLNLNSRRLARAAISIAKHFSTRNYYTSMCRAGYSRTTPNHYDCLQPSFQQSSLFNLYKGAMFKKHNFLSTTTSNNTAEDGSEEIETISVTFVDKDGEEKLIKVPIGMSMLEAAHENDIELEGACEGSLACSTCHVIVMDVEYYNKLEDPTDEENDMLDLAFGLCETSRLGCQVIATRELDGVRLALPAATRNFAVDGYVPKPH from the exons ATGCTAAACCTCAATTCACGACGACTAGCTAGAGCAGCAATTTCCATCGCTAAACACTTCTCTACAA GGAATTATTATACATCCATGTGTAGAGCTGGATATTCTCGAACCACCCCTAATCATTATGATTGCCTTCAACCTTCG TTTCAGCAGAGTTCATTGTTTAATTTATACAAAGGAGCCATGTTTAAAAAGCATAATTTCCTATCTACAACGACTTCTAACAACACTGCTGAGGATGGGAGCGAAGAAATTGAAAC GATATCTGTCACTTTTGTTGATAAGGATGGTGAGGAAAAGCTTATAAAAGTCCCTATTGGAATGTCTATGCTAGAAGCTGCTCATGAAAATGACATTGAACTTGAAG GAGCATGTGAGGGCTCACTTGCGTGTTCAACTTGCCATGTTATAGTTATG GATGTAGAATATTACAATAAATTAGAAGATCCTACTGACGAGGAAAATGACATGTTGGATCTTGCTTTTGGGCTTTGTGAAAC ATCACGTCTCGGTTGCCAAGTAATTGCTACACGCGAACTTGATGGAGTTCGTTTAGCTCTTCCTGCTGCCACTCGCAATTTTGCTGTTGATGGTTACGTGCCGAAACCACACTAG
- the LOC11436327 gene encoding cytochrome P450 77A1: MEFIDVIMFLFALAFLRWWWRRWSKTGGGTKNLPPGVPGWPIVGNLFQVILQRRPFIYIVRDLRLKYGPIFTMQMGQRTLIIVTEADLIHEALIQRGPQFASRPKDSPIRLIFSMGKCAINSAEYGPLWRSLRRNLVTEMISPLRVKQCSWIRKWAMEAHMRRIQNEAHENGFVEVMSNCRLTICSILICLCFGAKITEERIRDIESVLKEVMLITLPKLPDFLPVLTPLFRGHVKEAKKLRKKQLELIAPLIRKRKVYVESDGKCGDPEMVSAIGAAYVDSLFGLEVPSRGILGDEELVTLVSEIISAGTDTSATAIEWALLHLVMDQEIQERLYREIVDCVGKCGIVMDSDVEKMPYLCAIVKETFRRHPPSHFVLSHAATEETKLGGYTIPADASVEFYTAWLSENPNTWKDPDVFRPERFLNGDGVDVDITGTKEMKMMPFGAGRRICPAWTLGTLHINMLLAKMVLAFRWLPVPNSPPDPTETFAFTVVMKNPLKAVIVPRSI; the protein is encoded by the exons ATGGAGTTCATAGACGTTATAATGTTCCTTTTCGCCCTCGCCTTTCTTAGGTGGTGGTGGCGCCGTTGGTCAAAGACCGGGGGCGGCACTAAAAACCTACCACCGGGAGTTCCGGGTTGGCCAATCGTTGGCAATCTTTTCCAAGTTATCCTCCAACGCCGTCCTTTCATCTACATAGTTCGTGATTTACGTTTAAAATACGGTCCAATTTTCACAATGCAAATGGGTCAACGCACCTTGATTATAGTCACAGAGGCTGACCTCATCCATGAAGCCCTAATCCAACGAGGCCCACAGTTTGCAAGCAGGCCTAAAGACTCTCCCATTCGTCTCATCTTCAGCATGGGAAAGTGTGCCATCAACTCTGCTGAATACGGCCCACTCTGGCGCTCCCTCCGCCGCAACCTTGTGACGGAGATGATATCACCACTTAGAGTAAAACAGTGCAGTTGGATCAGAAAATGGGCCATGGAAGctcacatgagaaggatccaAAATGAAGCACATGAAAATGGTTTTGTTGAAGTGATGAGTAATTGCAGACTCACCATTTGTAGCATTCTTATATGTCTATGTTTCGGTGCAAAAATAACAGAAGAAAGAATCAGAGATATTGAGAGTGTTCTCAAAGAAGTCATGCTCATTACGCTTCCTAAGCTTCCAGATTTTTTACCGGTTTTAACACCATTATTCCGCGGACATGTGAAGGAAGCGAAGAAGCTGAGGAAGAAACAGCTGGAGCTTATAGCGCCGTTGATAAGGAAACGGAAAGTTTACGTGGAAAGTGATGGAAAATGTGGAGATCCCGAAATG GTGAGTGCCATTGGTGCTGCTTATGTGGATTCATTGTTTGGTTTGGAAGTGCCTAGTAGAGGGATATTGGGAGACGAGGAATTGGTTACGCTCGTGTCAGAGATTATCAGTGCTGGTACTGACACGAGCGCAACGGCCATTGAATGGGCTTTGCTTCATTTAGTGATGGATCAAGAGATTCAAGAGAGGTTGTATAGAGAAATTGTTGATTGTGTTGGAAAATGCGGTATTGTCATGGACAGTGACGTTGAAAAAATGCCTTATCTATGTGCAATTGTGAAGGAAACTTTCCGGCGTCATCCTCCTAGCCATTTTGTGCTTTCGCACGCGGCTACGGAGGAGACAAAGCTTGGTGGATACACTATTCCGGCAGATGCTAGTGTGGAGTTTTACACGGCTTGGTTGTCAGAAAATCCAAATACCTGGAAGGATCCGGATGTGTTTCGACCCGAGAGGTTTTTGAATGGGGATGGGGTTGATGTTGATATTACAGGAACTAAAGAGATGAAGATGATGCCGTTTGGTGCTGGGAGGAGGATTTGTCCAGCATGGACATTAGGGACTTTGCATATAAACATGTTGTTGGCCAAAATGGTTCTTGCTTTTAGGTGGTTGCCGGTTCCAAATTCCCCACCCGACCCAACAGAGACATTTGCTTTCACTGTTGTTATGAAGAATCCTCTCAAGGCAGTTATTGTTCCTAGATCAATTTAA
- the LOC11444715 gene encoding N6-mAMP deaminase isoform X2 encodes MTKIQDARKSEMEWCMSIPKVELHAHLNGSIRDSTLLELAKGLGDKGLIDFSLVEHVILKNDRSLSEVFKLFDVIHILTTDHATVTRITKEVVEDFASENVVYVELRTTPKKNESKGMSKRSYIEAVLEGLRAVSSVHLGFIPLSEEIKNHSNPILSASATDDRSNENTRKKVFVRLLLSIDRRETTEAAMETVMLALEMRHFGVVGIDLSGNPAVGEWVTYLPALKFAREQGLYVTLHCGEVPNSREIHDMLDFLPERIGHACFFEEEHWRKLKSSKIPVELCLTSNIRTLSVPSIDAHHFVDLYNAKHHVVLCTDDSGVFSTSLSNEYKIAASSFGLGRKEMFELSKNAVEFIFADNMVKEDLRNIFSLAAKNL; translated from the exons ATGACCAAGATACAAGACGCAAGAAAGAGTGAGATGGAGTGGTGTATGTCAATTCCAAAGGTAGAATTGCATGCTCACCTCAATGGATCCATCAGAGACTCCACACTTCT CGAACTTGCTAAAGGTTTGGGTGACAAGGGTCTCATTGATTTCTCCCTAGTCGAGCATGTTATCCTCAAAA ATGATCGTTCATTATCTGAGGTATTCAAGCTGTTTGACGTAATCCACATTCTTACAACTGATCATGCGACCGTTACAAGAATTACGAAAGAA GTTGTTGAAGATTTTGCATCAGAGAATGTTGTGTATGTGGAGTTGAGAACTACTCCAAAG AAAAATGAGTCCAAAGGAATGAGCAAACGCTCTTATATTGAAGCTGTACTTGAAGGTCTAAGAGCTGTCAGTTCGGTTCATCTGGGTTTTATTCCTCTCAGCGAGGAGATTAAAAACCATTCAAACCCTATACTCTCAGCCTCAGCTACAGATGATAGAAGTAATGAAAATACTAGGAAAAAAGTCTTTGTTAGGCTTCTCTTAAGCATTGACCGGAGGGAGACAACGGAAGCAGCAATGGAAACT GTCATGCTTGCGCTGGAAATGAGGCATTTTGGGGTTGTTGGAATTGACCTCTCTGGGAATCCAGCTGTTGGTGAATG GGTTACATATTTGCCAGCACTAAAATTTGCTCGAGAACAAGGTCTTTATGTAACTCTTCACTGTGGAGAG GTGCCTAACTCGAGGGAGATACATGATATGCTTGACTTTCTTCCTGAAAGGATTGGACATGCATGTTTCTTTGAGGAGGAACACTGGAGAAAGCTGAAATCGTCTAAAATTCCG GTTGAACTTTGTTTGACATCAAACATTAGGACATTGTCCGTTCCATCAATAGATGCTCATCATTTTG TGGATTTGTATAATGCAAAACATCATGTAGTCCTGTGTACTGATGACTCTGGTGTGTTCTCCACCAGTCTCTCCAACGAATACAAAATTGCTGCTTCTTCATTTG GCCTTGGAAGGAAGGAGATGTTTGAGCTATCAAAGAATGCTGTTGAATTCATATTTGCAGATAATATGGTAAAGGAggatttaagaaatatttttagtTTAGCAGCAAAGAATCTGTAG
- the LOC11444715 gene encoding N6-mAMP deaminase isoform X1: MLTSMDPSETPHFCMFQLFCFFDPVFQHSQFYFFLFLFPSELAKGLGDKGLIDFSLVEHVILKNDRSLSEVFKLFDVIHILTTDHATVTRITKEVVEDFASENVVYVELRTTPKKNESKGMSKRSYIEAVLEGLRAVSSVHLGFIPLSEEIKNHSNPILSASATDDRSNENTRKKVFVRLLLSIDRRETTEAAMETVMLALEMRHFGVVGIDLSGNPAVGEWVTYLPALKFAREQGLYVTLHCGEVPNSREIHDMLDFLPERIGHACFFEEEHWRKLKSSKIPVELCLTSNIRTLSVPSIDAHHFVDLYNAKHHVVLCTDDSGVFSTSLSNEYKIAASSFGLGRKEMFELSKNAVEFIFADNMVKEDLRNIFSLAAKNL; encoded by the exons ATGCTCACCTCAATGGATCCATCAGAGACTCCACACTTCTGTATGTTTCAACTCTTTTGCTTTTTCGACCCTGTTTTCCAACActctcaattttacttttttctttttctttttcccagCGAACTTGCTAAAGGTTTGGGTGACAAGGGTCTCATTGATTTCTCCCTAGTCGAGCATGTTATCCTCAAAA ATGATCGTTCATTATCTGAGGTATTCAAGCTGTTTGACGTAATCCACATTCTTACAACTGATCATGCGACCGTTACAAGAATTACGAAAGAA GTTGTTGAAGATTTTGCATCAGAGAATGTTGTGTATGTGGAGTTGAGAACTACTCCAAAG AAAAATGAGTCCAAAGGAATGAGCAAACGCTCTTATATTGAAGCTGTACTTGAAGGTCTAAGAGCTGTCAGTTCGGTTCATCTGGGTTTTATTCCTCTCAGCGAGGAGATTAAAAACCATTCAAACCCTATACTCTCAGCCTCAGCTACAGATGATAGAAGTAATGAAAATACTAGGAAAAAAGTCTTTGTTAGGCTTCTCTTAAGCATTGACCGGAGGGAGACAACGGAAGCAGCAATGGAAACT GTCATGCTTGCGCTGGAAATGAGGCATTTTGGGGTTGTTGGAATTGACCTCTCTGGGAATCCAGCTGTTGGTGAATG GGTTACATATTTGCCAGCACTAAAATTTGCTCGAGAACAAGGTCTTTATGTAACTCTTCACTGTGGAGAG GTGCCTAACTCGAGGGAGATACATGATATGCTTGACTTTCTTCCTGAAAGGATTGGACATGCATGTTTCTTTGAGGAGGAACACTGGAGAAAGCTGAAATCGTCTAAAATTCCG GTTGAACTTTGTTTGACATCAAACATTAGGACATTGTCCGTTCCATCAATAGATGCTCATCATTTTG TGGATTTGTATAATGCAAAACATCATGTAGTCCTGTGTACTGATGACTCTGGTGTGTTCTCCACCAGTCTCTCCAACGAATACAAAATTGCTGCTTCTTCATTTG GCCTTGGAAGGAAGGAGATGTTTGAGCTATCAAAGAATGCTGTTGAATTCATATTTGCAGATAATATGGTAAAGGAggatttaagaaatatttttagtTTAGCAGCAAAGAATCTGTAG